One stretch of Anguilla anguilla isolate fAngAng1 chromosome 5, fAngAng1.pri, whole genome shotgun sequence DNA includes these proteins:
- the LOC118226952 gene encoding fibroblast growth factor 18-like isoform X2, with amino-acid sequence MSILPSRFIYVCLHFLALYFQIQESQQSSADFRFYIVNHTRNPDELSRKQIRIYQLYSRTTGKHVQILGKKVNANGDDGGKYALLVVETETFGSHIRIRGKESGHYICMNKNGKVIGKLNGGSEECVFVEEFLENNYTALVSAKYKGWYLGFNRKGRPKKGSRTTQTQQEVHFMKRHPKGKVDPLEEFRFTTVTKRTRRARRIKPNPHVN; translated from the exons ATGTCCATTCTCCCTTCAAGATTCATTTACGT GTGTTTACATTTCCTCGCCCTTTATTTCCAGATACAG GAGTCTCAGCAGAGCTCTGCAGATTTCCGGTTCTACATCGTGAACCACACGAGAAACCCAGATGAGTTGAGTCGGAAGCAGATCCGCATCTACCAGCTGTACAGCCGCACCACCGGCAAACACGTGCAAATCCTGGGGAAGAAGGTCAACGCCAACGGGGACGACGGGGGCAAGTATG CTCTCCTGGTGGTTGAGACAGAAACCTTTGGAAGCCACATCCGAATAAGGGGAAAGGAGAGCGGCCACTACATCTGCATGAATAAGAACGGCAAAGTCATTGGCAAG CTCAATGGTGGGAGCGAGGAGTGCGTCTTTGTGGAGGAGTTCTTGGAAAACAACTACACAGCTCTGGTATCGGCCAAATACAAAGGGTGGTACCTGGGCTTCAACAGGAAGGGGAGACCCAAGAAAGGGTCACGGACAACGCAGACGCAACAGGAAGTGCACTTCATGAAGCGCCACCCAAAGGGCAAAGTGGACCCACTGGAAGAGTTCCGTTTCACCACGGTGACCAAAAGGACACGCAGGGCCCGGCGCATAAAGCCCAACCCCCATGTCAACTGA
- the LOC118226952 gene encoding fibroblast growth factor 18-like isoform X1, with protein sequence MWTERIRGERNKIFSFSSDTLEKTWKRPMLQPLIQESQQSSADFRFYIVNHTRNPDELSRKQIRIYQLYSRTTGKHVQILGKKVNANGDDGGKYALLVVETETFGSHIRIRGKESGHYICMNKNGKVIGKLNGGSEECVFVEEFLENNYTALVSAKYKGWYLGFNRKGRPKKGSRTTQTQQEVHFMKRHPKGKVDPLEEFRFTTVTKRTRRARRIKPNPHVN encoded by the exons ATGTGGACTGAGAGGATTCGGGGGGAGCGAAACAAAAtcttcagtttttcttctgATACACTTGAAAAAACTTGGAAGCGCCCAATGTTGCAACCACTG ATACAG GAGTCTCAGCAGAGCTCTGCAGATTTCCGGTTCTACATCGTGAACCACACGAGAAACCCAGATGAGTTGAGTCGGAAGCAGATCCGCATCTACCAGCTGTACAGCCGCACCACCGGCAAACACGTGCAAATCCTGGGGAAGAAGGTCAACGCCAACGGGGACGACGGGGGCAAGTATG CTCTCCTGGTGGTTGAGACAGAAACCTTTGGAAGCCACATCCGAATAAGGGGAAAGGAGAGCGGCCACTACATCTGCATGAATAAGAACGGCAAAGTCATTGGCAAG CTCAATGGTGGGAGCGAGGAGTGCGTCTTTGTGGAGGAGTTCTTGGAAAACAACTACACAGCTCTGGTATCGGCCAAATACAAAGGGTGGTACCTGGGCTTCAACAGGAAGGGGAGACCCAAGAAAGGGTCACGGACAACGCAGACGCAACAGGAAGTGCACTTCATGAAGCGCCACCCAAAGGGCAAAGTGGACCCACTGGAAGAGTTCCGTTTCACCACGGTGACCAAAAGGACACGCAGGGCCCGGCGCATAAAGCCCAACCCCCATGTCAACTGA